The following are encoded together in the Onychostoma macrolepis isolate SWU-2019 chromosome 03, ASM1243209v1, whole genome shotgun sequence genome:
- the LOC131537101 gene encoding nuclear factor 7, brain-like isoform X2: MQVKCQLISSPDILATNHDKYSQAKRTEHQIKQQFEKLHQFLRDEEEATITALREEEEQKKQMMKEKLEEMNRHISALSHTIKDTEEMMKAGDVCFLKEFPVSMERVQISSQPDPQTPSGALIHVPRYLGNLPFRVWKKMQDIVQNTPVILDPNTAHPHLVLSDDLTSVRWSRKKQRLPDNPERFDEYFSVLGSEGFNSGTHCWDVEVKESSWWILGVTTASNQRKGWGFFNTCVWSAEYYQYGCSKYFGFRVEQQLDRVRVNLDYDRGTVSFSDPVTNTHLHTFTSTFTHTLFPFFENSSPLRILAINSHTTAC; encoded by the exons ATGCAAGTGAAATGTCAACTAATCAGCTCCCCGGACATCTTGGCGACAAACCATGATAAGTAC TCTCAAGCTAAGCGCACAGAGCATCAGATTAAACAGCAGTTTGAGAAGCTTCATCAGTTTCTCAGAGATGAAGAAGAAGCTACAATCACTGCACTGagggaggaagaggagcagaagaagcagatgatgaaggagaagctggaggagatgaacagacacatctcagctctttcacacacaatcaAAGACACGGAGGAGATGATGAAAGCCGGTGATGTCTGCTTTCTGAAG gAGTTTCCAGTCTCAATGGAAAG AGTCCAGATCTCATCACAGCCGGATCCACAGACGCCTTCTGGAGCTTTGATTCATGTGCCACGTTACTTGGGCAACCTGCCCTTCAGAGTCTGGAAGAAGATGCAGGACATCGTCCAGAACA CTCCTGTGATTCTGGATCCAAACACAGCTCATCCACATCTCGTCCTGTCTGATGATCTGACCAGTGTGAGATGGAGCAGGAAAAAACAACGTCTTCCTGAtaatccagagagatttgaTGAGTATTTCTCTGTTCTGGGTTCAGAGGGTTTTAACTCAGGAACACACTGCTGGGATGTGGAGGTTAAAGAAAGCTCATGGTGGATTCTTGGAGTAACTACAGCATCAAACCAGAGGAAGGGATGGGGTTTCTTCAACACTTGTGTCTGGAGTGCAGAGTATTATCAGTATGGTTGCTCTAAATACTTTGGCTTTCGTGTTGAACAGCAGCTTGATCGTGTGAGAGTGAATCTGGACTATGACAGAGGAACGGTGTCATTCTCTGATCCTGTAACTaacacacatctacacacattcacatccaccttcactcacacactctttcCATTCTTTGAAAATTCTTCTCCTCTGAGGATCTTAGCGATCAATAGTCATACAACTGCATGTTAA
- the LOC131537103 gene encoding zinc finger protein 239-like, translating into MRDPEPCRIKHNEDTEELTELMEENEEIKKHVKTGEKPLSCSQSKQIDLKKRRAKKSFTCTQCGKSFTCKRSLDVHMRIHTGEKPFTCDQCGKSFSRSSHFKDHMNIHTREKLYTCDQCGKTFLWAFVLKQHLKCHTKEKPHSCHFCGKSFSRLQHLKEHQKIHTGVREYMCFECEKTFTTAKHLKRHQMIHTGEKPYKCSHCDKRFSRSGDLKGHERIHTGEKPFKCDQCGKSFALKGHLTAHMRVHTGEKPFTCDQCGKSFSQSGHLEQHLNIHTREKLYSCDQCNKTFFWASVLKKHLTVHTKEKPYSCHLCGNFFIFTKFENASENTFCCERVHVL; encoded by the exons atgagagacccagaaccctgcagaatcaaacacaATGAAGATACTGAAGAACTAACGG agtTGATGGAAGAAAACGAGGAGataaaaaaacatgttaaaactggagaaaaacctttgaGTTGCTCTCAAAGCAAACAAAtagatttaaagaaaagaagagccaagaaatctttcacctgcactcagtgtggaaagagtttcacatgcAAAAGAAGTCTTGATgttcacatgagaattcatacgggagagaaaccgttcacttgcgatcagtgcgggaagagtttctcaCGATCATCACACTTCAAAgatcacatgaacatccacacgaGAGAGAAGctgtacacatgtgatcaatgcggtaaaacatttttgtgggctTTCGTCCTGAAGCAGCACCTGAAATGtcatacaaaggagaagccacattcgTGTCATttctgtggaaagagtttttcacgtttacaacatttaaaagaacatcagaaaatacatactggtgtgagagagtacatgtgctttgagtgtgaaaagactTTTACTACAGCTAAACATTTGAAACGGCACCAGATgattcacaccggagagaaaccttacaagtgttcacactgtgacaagagattcagtcggtcAGGAGACCTGAAAggacatgagaggatccacactggagagaaaccattcaaatgtgatcagtgtgggaagagttttgcATTAAAAGGACACCTCACGGcgcacatgagagttcacactggagagaaaccattcacttgtgatcagtgcgggaagagtttctcaCAATCAGGACATCTTGAACAACACCtgaacatccacactagagagaaGCTGTACTCATGTGATCaatgtaacaaaacatttttctgGGCTTCAGTCCTGAAGAAACACCTGACagttcatacaaaggagaagccaTATTCATGTCATTTATGTGgaaattttttcatatttacaaaGTTTGAAAATGCATCAGAAAATACATTCTGCTGTGAAagagtacatgtgctttga
- the LOC131537120 gene encoding zinc finger protein 723-like: protein MCFECEKTFTSATCTKLHERIHTVEKPYKCSHCEKRFSQSTHLKTHERIHTGEKPYKCPQCNKRYSESGDLKRHERIHTVEKPYKCSHCDKIFKKSGDLKTHERIHTREKPYKCSHCNKRFSHSGHLKTHERIHTGEKPYKCSHCNKRFSHSGHLKTHERIHNGKKRYHCTARGKHLIQSSAVHSHTKNIHSEAPYTWRHI from the coding sequence ATGTGTtttgagtgtgaaaagactTTTACTTCAGCGACGTGTACAAAACtgcatgagaggatccacactgtagaaaaaccttacaagtgttcacactgtgagaAGAGGTTCAGTCAGTCAAcacatctgaaaacacatgagaggatccacactggagagaaaccttataagTGTCCACAATGCAATAAGAGATATAGTGAATCAGGAGACCTAAAAagacatgagaggatccacactgtagagaaaccttataagtgttcaCATTGTGATAAGATATTCAAAAAGTCAGGAgacctgaaaacacatgagaggattcacactagAGAAAAACCTTATAAATGTTCACATTGtaacaagagattcagtcattcagggcatctgaaaacacatgagaggatccacactggagaaaaaccttataAATGTTCACATTGtaacaagagattcagtcattcagggcatctgaaaacacatgagaggatccacaatGGAAAGAAAAGGTATCACTGCACTGCACGTGGGAAGCATTTAATTCAATCTTCTGCTGTACACAGTCATACAAAAAACATTCACAGTGAAGCCCCGTACACATGGAGGCACATTTAG